In Lysobacter lycopersici, a genomic segment contains:
- the trmY gene encoding tRNA (pseudouridine(54)-N(1))-methyltransferase TrmY, with product MRTFVLRARAAPTDSRKLLESVGTEAHAEILAHTLMNAIFVAQSHRTEVVVFLVLESTADYSRTIRFEADAMHDIGGFDERSLLGKVGKALDASVGMGKDETRPVESGVTVRTTSFERLVQELAMDHQLFVMDRKGTPIRDQPFGDNPCFLLTDHIPMPKNTFHTLDRLGAQKISLGAKMLFASQCVVLVHHELDRRE from the coding sequence ATGCGCACCTTCGTACTCAGGGCACGGGCGGCGCCCACCGACAGCCGCAAACTGCTGGAATCCGTCGGGACCGAGGCGCACGCCGAAATCCTCGCGCACACGCTGATGAACGCCATCTTCGTGGCGCAGTCGCATCGCACCGAAGTCGTGGTGTTCCTGGTGCTGGAAAGCACCGCGGATTATTCGCGCACGATCCGCTTCGAAGCCGACGCCATGCACGACATCGGCGGCTTCGATGAACGTTCCCTGCTCGGCAAGGTCGGCAAAGCGCTGGATGCGTCCGTCGGCATGGGCAAGGACGAAACCCGGCCGGTCGAATCCGGCGTGACCGTGCGCACGACGAGCTTCGAACGACTGGTACAGGAACTCGCGATGGATCACCAGTTGTTCGTGATGGACCGCAAGGGCACGCCGATCCGCGATCAGCCGTTCGGCGACAACCCCTGCTTCCTGCTCACCGACCACATCCCGATGCCGAAGAACACCTTCCACACGCTCGATCGCCTCGGCGCGCAGAAGATCTCGCTCGGGGCGAAGATGCTGTTCGCCTCGCAGTGCGTGGTGCTGGTCCACCACGAACTCGACCGCAGGGAATGA
- a CDS encoding REP-associated tyrosine transposase, which yields MPNYRRAWMPGGTWFFTVNLLQRRGNDLLVREIELLRRCMAMERARRPFSVLAWVVMPEHMHWLWRLPPGDGDFATRWRRIRTDFSLGIARHETRTAVRLRRGERGIWQRRYWEHLVRDEDDLRRHVEYIHFNPVKHGHAVRAADWPHSSFRAWVERGAYSLDWAADP from the coding sequence ATGCCGAACTATCGACGCGCATGGATGCCGGGAGGAACGTGGTTCTTCACGGTGAACCTGCTGCAGCGACGCGGCAACGACCTGCTGGTGCGCGAGATCGAGTTGCTGCGGCGCTGCATGGCAATGGAACGTGCGCGGCGGCCATTCTCGGTACTGGCCTGGGTAGTGATGCCGGAGCACATGCACTGGCTATGGCGCCTGCCGCCAGGCGACGGCGATTTCGCCACTCGCTGGCGCCGCATCCGCACCGATTTTTCGCTAGGCATCGCACGGCACGAAACCCGTACCGCCGTGCGCCTTCGCCGTGGCGAACGCGGCATCTGGCAACGACGCTACTGGGAACACCTGGTCCGCGACGAGGACGACCTGCGCCGGCATGTCGAATACATCCACTTCAATCCCGTAAAGCACGGACACGCCGTCCGCGCCGCGGATTGGCCGCATTCCTCGTTTCGCGCGTGGGTGGAGCGCGGTGCGTATTCGTTGGATTGGGCCGCAGACCCGTAG
- a CDS encoding M20/M25/M40 family metallo-hydrolase yields MKFALLAAAAAMFVAGSVQAQVPTGKMGELRPDQKQFFDLYKQLVETDTSITSVDDPANGGCTQAAAQIAERLKAAGFGDDQITLFSVPEHPKEGGIVAVYPGTSATLKPMLLLAHIDVVAAKRADWVRDPYKLVEENGYYYARGIADDKFMAATWADMLIRFQQSGYKPARTVKMALTCGEETDTAFNGAQYLANHKRDLIDAAFALNEGGGGDTDGKGHIIDQSIQVGEKIYQDYKFVSTNPGGHSSIPVRDNAIYAMSEALLKVRDHEFPQEFSDTTRVFFDRAGAARKDALGNAMIALAKDPNDAKAAALVNTDRAYHSMLRTTCVATMIEGGHALNALPQRVEANVNCRIFPGHTPAEIQQQLAEVIGNPAIAIDQARKDKPLAKMPALDPAIIGPIEKLSEKYWPGVPVIPSMSTGATDGLYLSAVGIPTYGVPGSWGDPDGNGVHGLNERLEVRAVYVGRDYLTDLVKALAE; encoded by the coding sequence ATGAAATTCGCATTGCTTGCGGCTGCCGCCGCCATGTTCGTGGCCGGTTCGGTCCAGGCTCAGGTGCCCACCGGAAAAATGGGCGAGCTTCGCCCCGACCAGAAACAATTCTTCGACCTCTACAAGCAACTGGTCGAAACCGACACCTCCATCACCTCAGTCGACGACCCCGCCAACGGCGGCTGCACCCAGGCCGCCGCCCAGATCGCCGAACGCCTCAAGGCCGCCGGCTTCGGCGACGACCAGATCACCCTGTTCTCCGTCCCCGAACACCCCAAGGAAGGCGGCATCGTCGCCGTCTACCCCGGCACCTCCGCCACCCTCAAACCCATGCTCCTGCTCGCCCACATCGACGTCGTCGCCGCCAAGCGCGCCGACTGGGTGCGCGACCCCTACAAACTGGTCGAGGAGAACGGCTACTACTATGCCCGCGGCATCGCCGACGACAAATTCATGGCCGCGACCTGGGCCGACATGCTCATCCGCTTCCAGCAGTCCGGCTACAAACCCGCGCGCACGGTGAAGATGGCCCTGACCTGCGGCGAGGAAACCGACACCGCGTTCAACGGCGCGCAATACCTCGCCAACCACAAGCGCGACCTCATCGACGCCGCGTTCGCCCTCAACGAGGGCGGCGGCGGCGACACCGACGGCAAGGGCCACATCATCGACCAGTCCATCCAGGTCGGCGAAAAGATCTACCAGGACTACAAGTTCGTCTCCACCAATCCCGGCGGGCACAGCTCGATCCCGGTGCGCGACAACGCGATCTACGCGATGAGCGAGGCGCTGCTGAAGGTCCGCGACCACGAGTTCCCGCAGGAATTCAGCGACACCACCCGCGTGTTCTTCGATCGCGCCGGCGCCGCGCGCAAGGACGCGCTGGGCAACGCGATGATCGCGCTGGCCAAGGACCCGAACGATGCCAAGGCCGCGGCGCTGGTCAACACCGACCGGGCCTACCACTCGATGCTGCGCACGACCTGCGTCGCGACGATGATCGAGGGCGGGCACGCGCTGAACGCGCTGCCGCAACGGGTCGAGGCCAACGTCAATTGCCGCATCTTCCCCGGGCATACGCCGGCCGAAATCCAGCAGCAGCTCGCCGAGGTCATCGGCAACCCGGCGATTGCCATCGACCAGGCGCGCAAGGACAAGCCGCTGGCGAAGATGCCCGCGCTCGACCCGGCGATCATCGGCCCGATCGAAAAGCTCAGCGAGAAATACTGGCCCGGCGTGCCGGTCATCCCGTCGATGTCCACCGGCGCGACCGACGGCCTGTACCTGTCGGCGGTGGGCATCCCGACCTACGGCGTGCCCGGCTCCTGGGGCGACCCCGACGGCAACGGCGTGCACGGCCTCAACGAACGGCTGGAAGTGCGCGCGGTGTACGTCGGCCGCGATTACCTCACCGACCTGGTGAAGGCGCTGGCGGAGTAA
- a CDS encoding DNA cytosine methyltransferase, whose product MKSNARLNTSGQKRRPKARAVSLFSGCGGSDLGLHQAGFEVVMANDILAYAKDVYEANLPDTNYVLGDVREVDSFPSAQLLVGCYPCQGYSQGGAREADRGINYLFAEFGRALRAIRPKAFIVENVSGLMRADNAPLFQRQIRNFRQAGYHVTWKLLNAADFGVAQDRARVIIVGLRSDFGLKYEFPTPTHGPNALLPYKTIREALAGLPDWPEGEFNIEPFHWYYLSRNRRREWNETSKTIVSRARHMPLHPLSPPLICKGPDHFEFMHDGPARRFSYREAARLQGFGDLEFPDSCGMHTRYKVIGNAVPPALFKAVASSLPNIW is encoded by the coding sequence ATGAAATCCAACGCCCGACTGAACACAAGCGGACAAAAGCGCCGCCCTAAGGCTCGGGCAGTTAGCCTATTTTCTGGTTGTGGCGGGTCCGATCTCGGCCTCCACCAAGCAGGATTTGAAGTAGTGATGGCGAATGACATCTTGGCTTACGCCAAAGATGTCTACGAAGCCAATCTTCCTGATACCAACTATGTTCTCGGCGATGTGCGAGAAGTAGATAGTTTTCCATCGGCGCAGTTGCTCGTGGGCTGTTATCCATGTCAGGGCTACAGTCAAGGCGGTGCCCGTGAAGCCGACCGTGGCATCAATTACCTATTTGCGGAGTTTGGGCGCGCATTGCGCGCGATTCGACCGAAAGCATTTATTGTCGAAAATGTGTCTGGCCTTATGCGCGCAGACAATGCGCCGTTATTCCAGCGACAGATCCGCAACTTCCGTCAAGCCGGATACCACGTGACGTGGAAGCTGTTGAATGCAGCTGACTTTGGCGTAGCGCAAGATCGCGCACGGGTAATAATTGTCGGTCTACGGTCGGACTTCGGGCTAAAGTATGAATTTCCAACGCCGACTCATGGTCCGAATGCGCTTTTGCCGTACAAAACGATCCGAGAGGCATTAGCAGGGTTACCGGACTGGCCGGAAGGCGAATTCAATATCGAACCCTTCCACTGGTACTATCTGTCACGAAATCGGCGCCGAGAGTGGAACGAAACATCTAAAACAATCGTGAGTCGTGCGCGACACATGCCATTGCACCCACTTTCACCGCCCTTGATTTGCAAAGGGCCCGATCACTTCGAGTTCATGCATGATGGTCCGGCTCGACGCTTTAGCTATCGCGAGGCTGCACGCTTACAAGGCTTTGGCGACTTGGAGTTTCCAGATAGTTGTGGCATGCACACCCGTTACAAGGTTATTGGGAATGCGGTCCCCCCGGCGCTGTTCAAAGCTGTCGCCAGTTCTTTGCCGAATATTTGGTAG
- a CDS encoding ParB N-terminal domain-containing protein: protein MAKLETLKLGELHFDPENPRLPETLNRADDPAVLQYLLLEANLIELMLSIGEQGYFEGEPLLAVRREEGGYIVVEGNRRLGALKLLQPGAIPPVQPKQVKEAQETAKHHPDSIPVLIFDKRSEILSYLGYRHITGIKEWNHLAKARYLRQLRERYSELNHTEAHKILAKEIGSNSAQVAKLLTGLTLLDRARDVGLLNALRLREEDVPFSLLTTGIGYENIARFIGIANAADVDAANLKVDEFGEFFAWVFDKRYGAKSVLGESRNFDKLARVVANERAVATLRSGATLEEADLLTSGPLEAVRKFMHLAENNIRSAQDSLSFAEGFDENDVSQADRIRKAAAALAGSLNSLMTGE, encoded by the coding sequence ATGGCTAAATTAGAGACCCTTAAGTTAGGCGAGTTGCACTTTGACCCGGAGAACCCGCGCCTACCTGAGACCTTGAATCGTGCGGATGATCCGGCGGTCCTGCAGTATCTACTGCTTGAGGCTAATCTGATTGAGTTAATGCTCTCAATCGGTGAGCAAGGCTATTTCGAAGGCGAACCTTTGTTGGCGGTACGGAGAGAAGAAGGCGGGTATATCGTCGTCGAAGGGAATCGGCGATTAGGTGCACTCAAGCTCCTGCAGCCTGGAGCTATCCCCCCTGTGCAACCCAAGCAGGTAAAAGAGGCGCAGGAAACTGCGAAGCATCATCCCGATTCCATACCGGTTTTAATTTTCGATAAACGCTCGGAAATCCTTAGTTATCTTGGTTATCGACATATTACGGGGATCAAAGAGTGGAATCATCTCGCGAAGGCTCGTTATTTGCGGCAGCTGCGCGAACGATATAGTGAGTTAAACCACACCGAGGCGCATAAAATTCTGGCGAAAGAGATTGGAAGCAATTCCGCGCAGGTGGCAAAGCTTCTTACTGGTCTTACGCTATTGGATCGCGCAAGGGATGTTGGGTTGCTTAATGCGCTCCGACTTAGAGAAGAGGATGTTCCGTTCTCACTTTTGACAACTGGTATTGGTTACGAAAACATCGCGCGTTTCATTGGCATTGCTAATGCTGCGGATGTAGATGCGGCAAATCTAAAAGTAGACGAGTTCGGAGAATTTTTTGCTTGGGTTTTCGATAAGCGCTATGGCGCGAAGAGTGTTTTGGGGGAATCCCGCAATTTTGACAAGTTAGCGCGTGTTGTTGCCAATGAGCGAGCGGTGGCCACCTTGCGTAGCGGGGCCACTCTCGAAGAAGCTGATCTGCTAACTAGTGGCCCGCTAGAAGCGGTCCGTAAATTTATGCATCTTGCAGAAAACAACATCCGAAGTGCGCAGGATTCCTTGAGCTTCGCCGAAGGGTTTGATGAAAACGATGTCTCGCAAGCTGATCGTATTCGCAAAGCCGCTGCGGCACTTGCGGGTTCTCTTAATTCTTTAATGACCGGTGAGTGA
- a CDS encoding methylmalonyl-CoA mutase family protein, translated as MSSPAETLSDRQPQPQPLRFVTAASLFDGHDAAINIMRRLIQAQGAEVIHLGHNRSVEDVVRAALQEDADAIALSSYQGGHVEYFKYMVDMLKERGAPHVRVFGGGGGTITPEEIRELEAYGVERIYHPNDGMKMGLVEMIEDVVVRAGESRDSGLGTRDSQAGSKPSMDDEIAIGRMLSAIEDGEFSESELALLRRQWNSGIPSESRVPSPESRDRRSAPVIGITGTGGAGKSSVTDELLNRFLASFPKMRVAVISVDPTRRRSGGALLGDRIRMNSLRSHRVYMRSMATRRQNVATNAVLKDCIAFLKSLAYDLVIVETAGIGQSDSEIVDLVDFPMYVMTSDYGAASQLEKIDMIDYAELIVLNKYDKRGAEDALRDVRKQWKRNHAAFKTADEDVPVYPTIASQFNDPGISWMFANLCRLLREKLSLPADKWTPRIDTTLKEPRATVLIPGARVRYLAEIAEQGRAINAGINKQAEAADRAQAFWQALQELGDAKLPKQLELYAADDLVGATAVATSVAPTVDRSLLTLRQRYNDAVQALTTESLRSLREWPARLKSITDDTTEYEVRGKAIKVENYRESLSHQKVPKIAAPTYKSWGELLVFLGKENLPGSYPYTGGVYPYRRTGEDPIRMFAGEGTPERTNRRFHYLSVGLPAARLSTAFDSVTLYGEDPAPRPDIYGKIGNSGVNIPTLDDMKKLYSGFDLCAPTTSVSMTINGPAPIILAMFMNTAIDQQVEKYLKADDARWADAQKKIAKIFEGRERPTYHGDLPAGNDGLGLGLLGVAGDQLVDAETYERIKAETLSTVRGTVQADILKEDQAQNTCIFSTEFALRMMGDIQQYFVDRKVRNFYSVSISGYHIAEAGANPISQLAFTLSNGFTIVEYYLARGMKIDDFAPNLSFFFSNGMDPEYTVIGRVARRIWARAMRERYGANERSQMMKYHIQTSGRSLHAQEIQFNDIRTTLQALYALFDNCNSLHTNAYDEAITTPTEESVRRAVAIQMIINKELGLNFNENPWQGSFAVEYLTDIVEEAVYKEFEAISERGGVLGAMDTMYQRGKIQEESLYYEHKKHDGSLPLVGVNTFLPKEHGGEIATEIELIRSTEEEKGQQIANVRAYQENRNPLAPVGETDHAHVIEDATVEGEAHDGHGLAYLQKTARDRRNVFVALMEAVKTHSLGQISHALYDVGGEYRRNM; from the coding sequence ATGAGCAGTCCCGCCGAGACCCTGTCCGATCGCCAACCGCAGCCCCAGCCGCTGCGCTTCGTCACCGCCGCCAGCCTGTTCGACGGCCACGACGCAGCGATCAACATCATGCGCCGGCTGATCCAGGCGCAGGGCGCGGAGGTCATCCACCTCGGCCACAACCGCAGCGTCGAGGACGTGGTGCGCGCGGCGCTGCAGGAGGACGCCGACGCCATCGCCCTGTCCAGCTACCAGGGCGGCCACGTCGAGTACTTCAAGTACATGGTCGACATGCTCAAGGAACGCGGCGCGCCGCACGTGCGCGTGTTCGGCGGCGGCGGCGGCACGATCACGCCCGAGGAAATCCGCGAACTCGAGGCCTACGGCGTCGAGCGCATCTACCACCCCAACGACGGCATGAAGATGGGGCTGGTGGAGATGATCGAGGACGTGGTGGTGCGCGCCGGAGAGAGCCGGGACTCGGGACTCGGGACTCGGGACTCGCAGGCAGGCTCGAAGCCGTCGATGGACGATGAAATCGCCATCGGCCGAATGCTTTCCGCCATCGAGGACGGCGAATTTTCCGAATCGGAATTGGCGCTCCTGCGCAGGCAGTGGAACTCCGGAATCCCCTCCGAGTCGCGAGTCCCGAGTCCCGAGTCCCGCGACCGGCGCTCCGCGCCCGTCATCGGCATCACCGGCACCGGCGGCGCGGGCAAGTCCAGCGTCACCGACGAACTGCTGAACCGCTTCCTCGCCAGCTTCCCGAAGATGCGGGTCGCGGTGATTTCGGTCGATCCCACGCGGCGCCGCAGCGGCGGCGCGCTGCTCGGCGACCGCATCCGCATGAATTCGCTGCGCAGCCACCGCGTGTACATGCGCTCGATGGCCACGCGCCGACAGAACGTCGCGACCAACGCCGTGCTCAAGGATTGCATCGCGTTCCTCAAGTCGCTGGCCTACGACCTGGTCATCGTCGAGACCGCCGGCATCGGCCAGTCGGATTCCGAGATCGTCGACCTGGTCGATTTCCCGATGTACGTGATGACCAGCGACTACGGCGCGGCCTCGCAGCTCGAGAAGATCGACATGATCGACTACGCCGAGCTGATCGTGCTGAACAAGTACGACAAGCGCGGCGCCGAGGACGCGCTGCGCGACGTGCGCAAGCAGTGGAAGCGCAACCACGCCGCGTTCAAGACCGCGGACGAGGACGTGCCGGTCTACCCGACGATTGCTTCCCAGTTCAACGACCCCGGCATCAGCTGGATGTTCGCGAACCTGTGCCGCCTGCTGCGCGAAAAGCTGTCGCTGCCGGCGGACAAATGGACGCCGCGCATCGACACCACGCTGAAGGAACCGCGCGCCACCGTGCTGATCCCCGGCGCGCGCGTGCGCTACCTCGCCGAAATCGCCGAGCAGGGCAGGGCGATCAACGCCGGCATCAACAAGCAGGCCGAAGCCGCCGACCGCGCGCAGGCGTTCTGGCAGGCGCTGCAGGAACTCGGCGATGCGAAGTTGCCCAAGCAACTGGAGTTGTATGCCGCAGACGATCTTGTGGGAGCGACGGCAGTCGCGACTTCCGTCGCTCCCACGGTGGATCGCAGCCTCCTCACCCTGCGCCAACGCTACAACGACGCGGTGCAGGCGCTGACCACCGAATCGCTGCGCAGCCTGCGCGAATGGCCGGCGCGGCTGAAGTCGATCACCGACGACACGACCGAATACGAAGTGCGCGGCAAGGCGATCAAGGTCGAGAACTACCGCGAATCGCTGTCGCACCAGAAGGTGCCGAAGATCGCCGCGCCCACGTACAAGTCCTGGGGCGAGCTGCTGGTGTTCCTCGGCAAGGAAAACCTGCCCGGTTCCTATCCCTACACCGGCGGCGTGTATCCCTACCGCCGCACCGGCGAGGACCCGATCCGCATGTTCGCGGGCGAGGGCACGCCCGAACGCACCAACCGCCGCTTCCACTACCTCAGCGTCGGCCTGCCCGCCGCGCGCCTGTCCACCGCGTTCGACAGCGTCACCCTGTACGGCGAGGACCCGGCGCCGCGCCCGGACATCTACGGCAAGATCGGCAACTCCGGCGTCAACATCCCGACGCTCGACGACATGAAGAAGCTGTATTCCGGTTTCGACCTGTGCGCGCCGACCACCTCGGTCTCGATGACCATCAACGGCCCCGCGCCGATCATCCTCGCGATGTTCATGAACACCGCGATCGACCAGCAGGTGGAGAAATACCTGAAGGCCGATGACGCGCGTTGGGCGGATGCGCAAAAGAAGATCGCGAAGATCTTCGAAGGCCGCGAGCGTCCGACCTACCACGGCGATCTGCCGGCCGGGAACGACGGCCTCGGCCTCGGGCTGCTCGGCGTCGCCGGCGACCAGCTGGTCGATGCCGAGACCTACGAACGCATCAAGGCGGAAACGCTTTCGACCGTGCGCGGCACCGTGCAGGCCGACATCCTCAAGGAGGACCAGGCGCAGAACACCTGCATCTTCAGCACCGAATTCGCGCTGCGGATGATGGGCGACATCCAGCAGTATTTCGTCGACCGCAAGGTGCGCAACTTCTATTCGGTCTCGATCTCCGGCTACCACATCGCCGAAGCCGGCGCGAACCCGATCTCGCAGCTCGCCTTCACCCTGAGCAACGGCTTCACCATCGTCGAGTATTACCTCGCGCGCGGGATGAAGATCGACGACTTCGCGCCGAACCTGTCGTTCTTCTTCAGCAACGGCATGGACCCGGAATACACCGTCATCGGCCGCGTCGCGCGGCGCATCTGGGCGCGCGCCATGCGCGAGCGCTACGGCGCGAACGAGCGTTCGCAGATGATGAAGTACCACATCCAGACCAGCGGCCGGTCCCTGCACGCGCAGGAAATCCAGTTCAACGACATCCGCACCACGCTGCAGGCGCTGTACGCGCTGTTCGACAACTGCAATTCGCTGCACACCAACGCCTACGACGAGGCGATCACCACGCCGACCGAGGAGTCGGTGCGGCGCGCGGTGGCGATCCAGATGATCATCAACAAGGAACTGGGCCTCAATTTCAACGAGAACCCGTGGCAGGGCAGTTTCGCGGTCGAGTACCTGACCGACATCGTGGAAGAGGCGGTGTACAAGGAGTTCGAGGCGATCAGCGAGCGCGGCGGGGTGCTCGGCGCGATGGACACGATGTACCAGCGCGGCAAGATCCAGGAGGAGTCGCTGTACTACGAGCACAAGAAGCACGACGGGTCGCTGCCGCTGGTGGGGGTGAACACGTTCCTGCCGAAGGAACACGGCGGCGAGATCGCGACGGAGATCGAGCTGATCCGTTCGACGGAAGAGGAGAAGGGCCAGCAGATCGCGAACGTGCGGGCGTACCAGGAGAACCGGAATCCGCTGGCGCCGGTGGGCGAGACGGACCACGCGCACGTGATCGAGGATGCGACGGTGGAGGGCGAGGCGCACGATGGCCACGGGTTGGCTTATCTGCAGAAGACGGCGCGCGACCGCAGGAATGTGTTCGTGGCGCTGATGGAGGCGGTGAAGACGCACAGCCTCGGGCAGATCAGCCATGCGTTGTACGATGTGGGTGGTGAATATCGTCGCAATATGTAG
- a CDS encoding 2OG-Fe(II) oxygenase has protein sequence MEDAGLATLRAAAASGDPEALYRLGNALVQRREMEEACAHHARAAAAGHAPAQIEYARMLLYGIGAEPAAGQAVHWLQRAEQAGNAVAAYYLALVAIGGVALPRDEAMNHRLQAAVRAGFPPAMRAAAIHFGRKPHPEDQRLCMRLLHDAAVRGDASCAALLAERLALGEGVPADPSAAARLRAAGVPALPRLAASTPRQMPCEARTLELRDALFAPSPETRSRRPYVAVVDDLLSADECRLLTATAQPALRKSMVNDPRTGENVANPIRTSSEAGIDPVSEDLALRIVQVRLAAAAGVDLANAEQLIVLRYAPGEEYRPHRDYITPRALEEDNPGAGNRTRTICVYLNIPEAGGETEFPMAGIRVAPKPGRALVFDNMIFDDQHPDGQLDPDSLHAGLPVQRGEKWLATLWLRQRRYRRF, from the coding sequence ATGGAGGACGCCGGACTCGCCACGCTTCGCGCTGCAGCCGCATCGGGCGATCCGGAAGCGCTGTACCGGCTCGGCAATGCCCTGGTGCAACGACGCGAGATGGAGGAAGCCTGCGCCCACCACGCCCGCGCCGCTGCGGCCGGGCATGCCCCGGCCCAGATCGAATACGCGCGGATGCTGCTCTACGGCATCGGCGCGGAGCCGGCGGCCGGACAGGCCGTGCACTGGCTGCAGCGCGCCGAACAGGCCGGCAATGCGGTCGCCGCCTACTACCTCGCGCTGGTCGCGATCGGCGGCGTGGCGCTTCCGCGCGACGAAGCGATGAACCATCGCCTGCAGGCGGCCGTGCGCGCGGGCTTCCCGCCCGCGATGCGCGCCGCAGCCATCCATTTCGGCCGCAAGCCGCATCCGGAAGACCAGCGCCTGTGCATGCGCCTGCTGCACGATGCCGCGGTGCGCGGCGATGCCTCGTGCGCCGCGCTGCTGGCGGAACGCCTGGCCCTCGGCGAAGGCGTGCCCGCGGACCCGTCGGCCGCCGCGCGCCTGCGCGCGGCAGGCGTGCCGGCGTTGCCGCGGCTCGCGGCGTCGACGCCCCGGCAGATGCCCTGCGAAGCCCGCACCCTGGAATTGCGCGACGCCCTGTTCGCGCCATCGCCGGAAACGCGCAGCCGGCGGCCGTACGTCGCCGTCGTCGACGACCTGCTTTCGGCCGACGAATGCCGGTTGTTGACCGCCACCGCGCAGCCGGCCCTGCGGAAATCGATGGTCAACGATCCGCGAACCGGCGAAAACGTCGCCAACCCGATACGCACCAGCAGCGAAGCCGGCATCGATCCGGTTTCCGAAGACCTGGCATTGCGCATCGTGCAGGTCAGGCTCGCCGCGGCGGCGGGTGTCGACCTGGCGAACGCGGAACAGCTGATCGTCCTGCGCTATGCACCCGGGGAGGAATACCGGCCACACCGCGACTACATCACTCCGCGCGCACTGGAAGAGGACAATCCCGGCGCCGGCAACCGCACACGCACGATCTGCGTCTATCTGAACATCCCGGAAGCCGGCGGGGAAACCGAATTCCCGATGGCCGGCATCCGCGTCGCGCCGAAACCCGGGCGCGCGCTCGTCTTCGACAACATGATCTTCGACGACCAGCACCCCGACGGGCAGCTGGACCCGGACAGCCTGCACGCGGGCCTGCCGGTGCAACGCGGCGAAAAATGGCTGGCCACGCTGTGGTTGCGGCAACGCCGCTACCGTCGTTTCTGA
- a CDS encoding Glu/Leu/Phe/Val dehydrogenase dimerization domain-containing protein: MIFETLDTTGHEQVVFCHNKDAGLKAIIAIHNTVLGPALGGTRMWPYKSEDEALNDVLRLSRGMTYKNAVAGLNIGGGKAVIIGNPATDKSEALFRAFGQFVESLGGRYITAEDVGIDVNDMEYVYRETEYVTGVHQVHGGSGDPSPFTAYGTLQGLMATLQRTYGNEEVGKYSYAVQGLGHVGMEFVKLLRERGAKVFVTDINKALVDKAVDEHGAEAVGLDDIYDVAADVYSPCALGGTVNEATLPRLKAKVICGAANNQLANNAIGDEVEKRGIVYAPDYAVNAGGVMNVALELDGYNRERAMRMMRTIYHNLARIYEISERDGIPTYRAADRLAEERIEAIGKLKLPMGRGTPRFQGRIRGH, translated from the coding sequence ATGATCTTCGAAACCCTCGATACCACCGGCCACGAGCAGGTCGTCTTCTGCCACAACAAGGACGCAGGCCTGAAAGCCATCATCGCGATCCACAACACCGTGCTCGGGCCCGCGCTCGGCGGCACCCGCATGTGGCCGTACAAGAGCGAGGACGAGGCGCTGAACGACGTGCTGCGCCTGAGCCGCGGCATGACCTACAAGAACGCGGTCGCCGGCCTGAACATCGGCGGCGGCAAGGCGGTGATCATCGGCAACCCGGCCACCGACAAGTCCGAGGCGCTGTTCCGCGCGTTCGGCCAGTTCGTCGAATCGCTGGGCGGCCGCTACATCACCGCCGAGGACGTCGGCATCGACGTCAACGACATGGAATACGTGTACCGCGAGACCGAGTACGTCACCGGCGTGCACCAGGTCCACGGCGGTTCCGGCGATCCCTCGCCGTTCACCGCCTACGGCACGTTGCAAGGCCTGATGGCCACGCTGCAGCGCACCTACGGCAACGAGGAAGTCGGCAAGTACAGCTACGCGGTGCAGGGTCTGGGCCACGTCGGCATGGAATTCGTGAAGCTGCTGCGCGAGCGCGGCGCCAAGGTGTTCGTCACCGACATCAACAAGGCGCTGGTCGACAAGGCGGTGGACGAGCACGGCGCCGAGGCGGTGGGCCTGGACGACATCTACGACGTCGCCGCCGACGTGTACTCGCCGTGCGCGCTGGGCGGCACCGTCAACGAGGCCACCCTGCCGCGGCTGAAGGCGAAGGTGATCTGCGGCGCGGCCAACAACCAGCTCGCCAACAACGCCATCGGCGACGAAGTCGAGAAGCGCGGCATCGTCTACGCGCCGGATTACGCGGTGAACGCGGGCGGCGTGATGAACGTGGCGCTGGAACTCGACGGCTACAACCGCGAACGCGCGATGCGCATGATGCGCACGATCTACCACAACCTTGCGCGCATCTACGAAATCAGCGAACGCGACGGCATCCCGACCTACCGCGCCGCCGACCGCCTCGCCGAGGAGCGGATCGAGGCGATCGGCAAGCTCAAGCTGCCGATGGGCCGCGGCACGCCGCGATTCCAGGGACGGATCCGGGGGCATTGA